The genomic stretch AAGCTTAACGTCGCCTAAACACTAGCGGACATACGCCGGTCGCCGGTGGATCTTGGGGCAGTGGGTGGATGGTCGGGGCAAAACCGAAATTCCAAATACGTGACCGCGCGAACCGGGTGACATCACCGGGCGCGCGGTCGCATGTCCGGCCCCCGCGATGGCGCTGGGTCGCGATTGCCTCTGTCTTTGTCCCGCTATCGCTCGTCCTGGTTCAATGCGGCAAGGCGCCCAGCGCCGGCCTCTTGGCCGCCAACACGCCGGCTTCGTCGGGCGATAGCTTCGTCGACCGCTTCCCGACGCCGCAGTTCAATGATCGCTTCCCGACCGCCAGCGAAAGCCTGGTGCAGCGGCAAGTCGCCCTCGCCCCGCCGCAGCGCACGGTACGAACCGAACCGGTCAGGGTTGCGTCGCTGACGCCGACGATCACTCTTCCAAAGCCGTCCGAACGTGAGGAGCTGACCACGCTGGTCAGCATGAAGTCCTCCGCATTCCCCTATTTCGGCAACAATCCGCGCTCCGAGGCGCCGTTCCTCAACATCAGCAAGGGCGATCGCCGCGGCCACCGCGCCTATAATGGCCGGGTCTACTGGCAGGACGAGACCTACAACGATAACCGCGTGCTGGTGCACGTCCCCGAGACGTTCGACGTCCGCAAGCCCGGCGTGATCGTGGTGTTCTTCCACGGCAATGGCGCGACGCTGGAGCGTGACGTGCGCGACCGGCAAATGGTGCCGCAGCAGATCTCGGACTCCGGCGTCAATGCCGTGCTGCTGGCGCCCCAGTTCGCAGTCGATGCCCCCGATTCCAGCGCCGGCAAGTTCTGGCAGCCGGGCGGCTTCAAACGCTTCATGGATGAATCCGCCGGCCAACTCGCCCGCCTCACCGGCGATCCCGCCTCGGCCAAGGCGTTCGCCAGCATGCCGATCGTCATCGTCGGCTATAGCGGCGGGTTCCTGCCGACCGCCTGGAGCCTCGAAGTCGGCGGCGTCACGGGCCGCGTCCGCGGCGTGTTCCTGCTCGATGCCGTCTACGGCGAATTGGACAAGTTCGCTTCCTGGATCGAGAACAACCGGTCCGGTTTCTTCGTCAGTTCCTACACCCGTTACACCAAGCGGCATGACCGCGAATTGATGGAGATGCTGCGCAACAAGGGCATCACCGTCACCGAAAACATGGATGCCCCGTTGCGGCCGGGCAGCGTCGTGTTCGTGCAGACGCGCGATGGCGTCACCCATCGCGATTACGTCACCCAGGCCTGGACCGAGAACCCGGTCAAGGAAGTGCTGGTCAAGATGGCGCCGGCACTGACCAGAATCGCAAGCGCGCCCTCGCCTGCGGGCCAATAGAAGGCGGCTCAGCGCCGTCATATGGCGCCCGCCTTCTCATCATACCACTCATCGAAAATGTAATGTTGATGGCCGCGCGATTTCGCCCCGCGCGCATTGTTCGACACCTATCCGCGCCATACGGTGCTTGCATTGCATGAGTTGACAGCTTCTGGGGACGGAAATTGCAGGAAGGCTTATACAAGGTTGAATTTCATACTGTTCATGGGACCGGCAGCGGCGTGATTTATGCCGTCAACGGCAAGCTTCGGGGTGGCAATTCTGCGTTCGCCTTCATCGGCAATTACGCCGACAAGAGCGACGGCATTCACGTCAAGATATCGACGCAACGCCACAATCCCGATCCTGCATTCAAGCCGCTGTTCGGAACCGACATGATCACGCTGACGCTGAAGGGAACCGCCAATGGCGACATGGTCGACTTCGAAGGCACCGCGCTGCAATTGCCCGGCGTCACCTTCAAGGCGGTGCTGACGCGGATTTCGGATTAGACCCGTTTCGGCCTGGTCAGGATCACCATCGTCAGCGCCAGTGCAACAAAGACCGCCGCGACATAACCCGCGGCATGCAGAAGATCGCGTGCGTACAGCAAACCGCCGACCGCGGAACCGACGGCCTGTCCGACATAGAGCACCGACGTATTGAGCGACACCGAAGCGGACGCGAGTGAGGGCGCGGCGCCGACCAGCCGCACCTGCTGCATCGAATTGGTGGACGCAAAGCCCAGCCCCCAGATCGCCACCGATGCTGCCATCAGCGGATAAATGCCGGCGCTGAGCGCCCAACCGGTCACGCCCAGCAGCATCAGCACCGTGAACAGCACCGAGGTCTTCCAGGCTCCCCAGGAATCGACGATGCGGGTTGCGATCGCAATGCCGATGAAGCCGAAGATTCCGTAGCAGGCAAACACCAGCCCGATGGCGTCGGGCCCCGCCCCCGTCAGCTTCGCCAGCAGCGGTCCCATGAAGGTGAACACCACGAACTGGCCGGACATCTGCAGCGTCGTGATCGACAGCAAGAGCATGATCATCCGGTTGCGCCCGACATCGGTCCAGGTCTCGAGATCGACGGGTGCGCCGACCAGACCGCGCGGCAAACGCCAGATCAGCAGCAGGAAACTCACGCAGCCCATCACGCCAATGCCGCCATAGACGGTGCGCCAGCCGTAGCGGCTGGCGACCAACGTAATCAGCGGCAGACCGATCGCGGCTGCCAGCGACCAGCCGAGAAAAAAGATGTAGGCGATGGTGCTGCCGCGCCTTTCCACCGGCACGATCAGGGCCGCGGTCCCGGCCGCCTGCGGCGTATAGAGCGCGCCGACCGCCAGCATGATCAAACGGATGATCAGCAGGCTCGTGTAGTCGGGTGCGAAAGCGGAAGCCGCATTGGTGAGCGCGAGCACCGCAAGCGTCGCCGTCAGCAGGCTGCGGCGCTCGATCCGGCTGGTCAGCCACGCCGTCACCGGCGAGCCGACGCACAGCATGATCGCGCCAAAGGTGATAAGCAGACCCGCGGTGCGGATGCTGACGTCTAGATCGCCGGACAACTCGACGAGCATGCCCGCCGGCGCCAGCACGGAGCAGCCGGTGACGATATTTCCAAGCATCAAAGCGGTGGGAGCGAAGCGGCGGGCGAAAAAATCGGGCGGTTTCTTCATGCATGTGCATGTAGGTCGTGCGCATGGAAATGAAAGGCGCGAAACCTGCTGCGATGCTACGATTCGCCGCAAACCGATTTCTATTGCTGTCCCGCAAATTATCGGCGCATAATAAATCTATTTCAGGTTGTATAAATTTGGGAGCTTCGCGATGCCACAGAAAAAGCAAACTCTCCGCCGCTACATTATTATGAGCAGTGAAGGCTATTTGGGCGCGTCACTCACCGCCGACAACTTCAAACCGAGCGCAAACATGGTCGCGGTTGCCCCCCGACCGGAGGCCGTGACGGCTCCGCAGATGCGGGTGCTCGACTCGCTGCACGAAAACGGGCCGAAGCTCGTTGAAATGCCGCCGGAAGGCGAACTAAGTCTGCGTCTTAGCGTCCCCGGACTGAAAATCGTGCCCGAGGTATTTTACCATCGCCAGTGGGAACGTTTCAAAATCCACCAGCGCCCCTCAAAGCCCGCGGCCAAGAAGGCCAAGAAGGCCGTGAAAAAGGCCGGTGGCCGCGCGATGAAGGTAGCGAAAGCGGCCGTTGCCTCTGCGAGTTTTACCGTCTCGGTGACCGACGCTTCCAGCGGCGCCGCGATAAAAGGCGCTCAGATCGTTGCGTTCACGGATTTCGCGTCGCGCCAGGGCGCGAGTGCTATGACGGGCGCAAACGGAAGCGCAATCCTGAACGGCCTCTCGCCAAGCCGAAAACTCGAACGCGTTTATGTTTACGCGCCGGCAGGCTCGTGGGGGTATTTCACGACCGGCACCACAGGCGCGCAGATATCGAAAATCAAGCTGGCGAAAATTGTCGTCACCGATCCCTCGCTGCTGCTGACCCAACTTTACGGTTCATTGCCTGCGAATGCCGGTGATGGCGTCACCGTCGGGATTGTCGATAGCGGTGTCGATGGTACGCATCCCGACCTGAAGAATGTGTCGGGCGGGCTCAATTGCGTCGGTGACGAAACCCGCGGCAATCCCGCGGCGGCCCAGAATTGGCGGCCTGCGCTGAGCGAAGGCGAGCACGGTACTCATGTTGCAGGCATCGTCGGCGGCAAAGGATCGACGAGCGGTTTCCGCGGGGTAGCGCCTGGCGTCACCTTGCGAAGTTACCGTGTATTCCCAGATGCCGGTGGCGGCGCAAGTAATTTCGACATCGCCAAGGCGATCGATACGGCCGTTGCAGACAAATGCGACATCATCAATATGAGCCTCGGCGGCGGTCCGAAGGACGACCTTACACTTTTGGCGATTGACCGCGCGCTCAACGCCGGTGTCGTCGTCGTCGTGGCGGCCGGGAACGACAACCGAAAGCCTGTGTCCTTCCCCGCGGCGTTTCCGGAATGCGTTGCGGTATCCGCCATGGGGCGGGTCGGGTCGTTCCCCAAAAACGCGATCGGAACCGGCAGTATCGCCCCACCGAAGGGAAATCCGTCAATCAAGGACTTTATTGCCGATTTCAGCAATTTCGGATCCGAAATCGACACCACGGGCCCCGGGGTCGAGATCGTATCGACGCTACCTGGAACCGGTCACGGTTCGATGAGCGGAACATCGATGGCGTCGCCGGCGGTGGCGGGATTTGCGGCCTATTTGCTCGCCAAGGATCCAACTTTGAAACAAAAAGTCGGGGCCGCCCGTTCCCGGGCACTGAAGGACGTCTTATATGCGGCTTGCAAGCCTGAGAATTTCGGCCGTGACTATGAAGGGTTCGGACTCCCGACACCCTAGCAGTTGACCCCGAATGTCCGCGGGCAGAACAGGATCGCTGTCCATGGCTGAACGCACTGTCGTCTTCCGCGCCGACCCCAATTCGGAGTCGTCGGATAAGGTTGCCTCGCGGCTGCG from Bradyrhizobium sp. Ash2021 encodes the following:
- a CDS encoding alpha/beta hydrolase, coding for MVGAKPKFQIRDRANRVTSPGARSHVRPPRWRWVAIASVFVPLSLVLVQCGKAPSAGLLAANTPASSGDSFVDRFPTPQFNDRFPTASESLVQRQVALAPPQRTVRTEPVRVASLTPTITLPKPSEREELTTLVSMKSSAFPYFGNNPRSEAPFLNISKGDRRGHRAYNGRVYWQDETYNDNRVLVHVPETFDVRKPGVIVVFFHGNGATLERDVRDRQMVPQQISDSGVNAVLLAPQFAVDAPDSSAGKFWQPGGFKRFMDESAGQLARLTGDPASAKAFASMPIVIVGYSGGFLPTAWSLEVGGVTGRVRGVFLLDAVYGELDKFASWIENNRSGFFVSSYTRYTKRHDRELMEMLRNKGITVTENMDAPLRPGSVVFVQTRDGVTHRDYVTQAWTENPVKEVLVKMAPALTRIASAPSPAGQ
- a CDS encoding GrlR family regulatory protein, producing the protein MQEGLYKVEFHTVHGTGSGVIYAVNGKLRGGNSAFAFIGNYADKSDGIHVKISTQRHNPDPAFKPLFGTDMITLTLKGTANGDMVDFEGTALQLPGVTFKAVLTRISD
- a CDS encoding MFS transporter: MKKPPDFFARRFAPTALMLGNIVTGCSVLAPAGMLVELSGDLDVSIRTAGLLITFGAIMLCVGSPVTAWLTSRIERRSLLTATLAVLALTNAASAFAPDYTSLLIIRLIMLAVGALYTPQAAGTAALIVPVERRGSTIAYIFFLGWSLAAAIGLPLITLVASRYGWRTVYGGIGVMGCVSFLLLIWRLPRGLVGAPVDLETWTDVGRNRMIMLLLSITTLQMSGQFVVFTFMGPLLAKLTGAGPDAIGLVFACYGIFGFIGIAIATRIVDSWGAWKTSVLFTVLMLLGVTGWALSAGIYPLMAASVAIWGLGFASTNSMQQVRLVGAAPSLASASVSLNTSVLYVGQAVGSAVGGLLYARDLLHAAGYVAAVFVALALTMVILTRPKRV
- a CDS encoding S8 family serine peptidase: MPQKKQTLRRYIIMSSEGYLGASLTADNFKPSANMVAVAPRPEAVTAPQMRVLDSLHENGPKLVEMPPEGELSLRLSVPGLKIVPEVFYHRQWERFKIHQRPSKPAAKKAKKAVKKAGGRAMKVAKAAVASASFTVSVTDASSGAAIKGAQIVAFTDFASRQGASAMTGANGSAILNGLSPSRKLERVYVYAPAGSWGYFTTGTTGAQISKIKLAKIVVTDPSLLLTQLYGSLPANAGDGVTVGIVDSGVDGTHPDLKNVSGGLNCVGDETRGNPAAAQNWRPALSEGEHGTHVAGIVGGKGSTSGFRGVAPGVTLRSYRVFPDAGGGASNFDIAKAIDTAVADKCDIINMSLGGGPKDDLTLLAIDRALNAGVVVVVAAGNDNRKPVSFPAAFPECVAVSAMGRVGSFPKNAIGTGSIAPPKGNPSIKDFIADFSNFGSEIDTTGPGVEIVSTLPGTGHGSMSGTSMASPAVAGFAAYLLAKDPTLKQKVGAARSRALKDVLYAACKPENFGRDYEGFGLPTP